TTATGAGAATAAGCATTTTCTGCAAAGTAACCAAAAATGAAGCTGATCCCTTTCATTGACAGCCAGCAATGTCTAAGATAAGTTAACTTCTTGTACCTATTAGTTTCAAGCTCATGGTGTTGTCttactacttttttttgtttgttgtagaTGGCTCTTGAAGCACAtggaaaacaagaggaaaagcagaaagactTTATTCCCAGATCAGCAGCTGCAGTTAACGGTGATGCAACTCACCCAAGGAAAGGAACAGTCAGGAAATCTGAAGGCTGGTTACCTACATCTAGCATATCAAGGGAGTGTGAGATAGCAGACCCACTTCTTCAGCAGATTGACAACATCACATCCTTTATTAAACAAGCAAAGGCAGCTAACAGGATAGACGAAGTCCATATGTTGCAGGAGAACCTGAGGCAGCTTCAGGATGAATATGATCAACAACAAACTCTGAAAGCTATTGAGCTTTCTAAAAAAcaggcagaagaggaagagatgcaGAGGGAGGAGCTTCAGGTCCTCCGTGAAAAAGAGTGGGAAAGAGAACACCACAAATTCTTGTCTCAGCATTCAAGGACACGCTCCTTAGACTTCAGAGAAGTCAAGCAGCATCAGCATGAAGCTGCAAAAGAGAACTGGAACTTGACAACACATGCATTGGATTTGAATATTGCTCAGACCAAAGGGGATCCAAATTTTGAGACTCCTGCTGTTGAGCAGTTGCCAGCTGAAGAGCACTTGATCTTCACACCCAAACTCCAGAATGTCTCACAGTGTGACAAAGACCAAGATCAGACAGTCTGTCTAAACCCTTTTGAAAATGAAGCAGATACCCCTCAGACAGAGGAAGATCCTGATGACCCATTTGCCAAAGACACTTCACCAAGGGTTTCTTTCTCTAACAGAGTTGTGCAAAGTGATAAAAAAGAATATAATCCATTTGaaaatgaggaggaggatgaacAAACTAATGGGGCACCTGGCAGCACCTTAAACCCTTTTGAAGAGGATGAAAATCCATTTCAAAACCTTACAGGCAATTCTGGGAACCCATTTGAGGGATCCTCAACCAATCCCTTTGAAGTGGAGGATGGCAATGAAGTCTCTGGAGAAGAGGCTATAGAGGAAGAGCTGCTTCTCCAACAGATTGATAATATCAAAGCTTACATATTTGATGCCAAACATAGTGGACGACTGGATGAGGTAGAGGTCCTGACAGAGAACTTGAAGGAACTGAAGCACACATTAGCAAAGCAGAAGGAGAAATCTAACTGCTGAAGCAGCAGTATGGCTGtgtaataattattttaagtCTCCAGTTAAATCTGGGAAGGTGGAGCAGATACTTACAAACAAGAATACACATCACAAGAGGGAACTGGGAGAATTTTGACTTTTATGCACTTTCAATTAGGCATTTCCACTACTACTGagtccagaaagaattgaagtGTGCTGCTGGTCCCAAATGCTTACACCAGGAAACTTTATAATAAGTTGTTATAACACTTTTAATGCTAACTGGTCTTACTGTGCATTTACTTTGGTAAAGTGGTTAAGTGCCAGTAGGAAACAGTGATTTGGAAATGGTTGCAACATTAGTTTgtcatctttcttcctttctgttctaATATCGTAGTATTGGCCTTTCACGTGGAGCTTTGGCTAAAGAGATGAGAACTTTGGATAAGTTCTGCATCCTCTGATGATGACACAGGACAGTGTTACAGGCTATCTTAATTGCCTCATGGTGCTAGGATAAAGTGCTGTTAGGATACTGTGATGCTTTGCAATGCAGACTATACGAGCTCACAGGTCAGTTTTGTGCAATGTTAATACATAAAAAGGCTTCTAAGAACAACGTCATAACTGATCTTGAGTAATTCTGTAACAGGTTTATAAAAATTCCTGAGTAAAATTTGGATGCTGTCTTTTATGACTTCTAGTTTCCCATTTGCTCTACAGTGTAAAACAGTGTCGTTCTGAGACCTGCTTGTGCGGCAACATTTTTATCTAATTGTTGCCCGGGAAAAGAGCATCATCAGGCTAGCACCACTTCAGATGACAATATAAAAGCTAACCCTCCAGATCCTAATTATCTTATGGAATCTACACATTCCTTTAAATTATCTGGGTGACAGAATTATCATGTTTGTTGTCAGACTGAAACCCTCTTTTTGTAGCATTCAAGGAACAAGTATCTCACAATGGAGAGCTGAAGTGCCACTGAACTGGAATTCTGTGAAAGCCTGGAGACAGTCTGTGGCTGCAGTAGTGCCAAATAGCCATTTTCTTCCATATTTGATTCTCCTCAGAAGTTACGAGAATCAGGCATGTCTGTCTTAAATAAGAGGCTCCAAGTCAGAGTCATCTTGTGATCCTGTGGGCTGGGGGATGATGAGGCAAAGGCCAGACCCTGTATGTGGCAGGGCTTGGAACTGGGCTTCTGAAGGTGTCAGAACTGTTGGATCACTGCAGGGCTCGATCAGCCTGTGTGTTTCTGAAAGATGGAGCCTGAgatgctttatattttttttcaggcatcAGTGGTCAAAAGGGTGTATTTATTTAAAGCCGAGAGAGAGAAACATCAGTCAGCTTGTACTGTATAGCATTAATAACAGTGGGCTTACTTAGAGGTGTAAACTTGAGCGGGTTGGGACATGTCTCTAGGAAAACATGTTAGCAGAGGTGTTACCCAAGCACTGCATATTTGAGACCTACAAATAAGTATGCTATCTAAAAAGCAGGAACTCCTTAAGTTTTGTTGTAAATAAGTGGAGGTAGGGACTTGTGGAACtgtggtttaaaaaaaccaaaccacctaTATCCTCACTAAATAGCACGAGTAACTGATCAGAGTAACTTAGAGCCACCAGCTAAGGACAGCTGATATTCTTACTGTAGTCTAGATCCAAAGTTGAAAGGTGTGCAGAGCAGGTTGTCTTCAGACCACAGAGTTTTTATACTGAGATGTTTTATTAGAGTCAGTTGAATCCCTAGGTATTACTTTGCACCAAGTGAAATGAAGCAGAGGATTCTGAAAGGTTGCAAAGGAACAAAACGTGTCCTGTGGCACTAGACTTATGAAGGTAGCAAACAACAAACATTAATACCTAAACTTAATCCgggaaatattttaacaaaaatagtCTAAGATACTTATTTAAGACAGAATCATTTGCTGGTCAAGAGGGTTGCTCCCTGTGTTGTAACCCAACCCACTTTTTTGGtatgaagatgaaaaaaaaatgttttggtggCTTCAGCTTTCACATTtaagaagtttttttctttgctgcaacTATTCTGCCTTGTTTGTATTTTCAGTCTGACACTCTGACAAAGCATCCTTATGTGTGTTTATTACAAGCAGATAACAGGCTAGCATACCTCATCATCTTTGTCACTGTTAAATGTGATGGACTAGAACATCTGATACTAAAGTAATCTCCAAAGTGAAGAGCTTAAGCTGATGTTTGGACTGCTGTCAGGTGCACAAGGCACAGTGGAATCAAGACACCTTAACCATAAAGCTCGATAAGTAGCTAGCGCCGACTCTTGTGTAAGTTGCATGCACTACTCAGTATGGAAACCTTGTAAACAGGTGAAATAAAattatgtgtttattttgtgCTGTGCTTGTCCTCAGCAATTTTTGCAGAATAATCAGTGTGAATTTTTGTTCTCAATCATTCACtcagaaaagctgaaacacagttGTAACTTGCATAGATAAGCCTGACTTACAAGATTGAACTAATAGCACAGACCTTTGTTTGAATACTACTGTAGACAGAGTGTGATTGTTTCATGAGGCAGAAGCTATGATGACTCCTTCAActgtgcagggagcaggagtGTTTGAGGGCGGGGGTTATACAGCAGCACTAGGCTTTGAAGCATGATCAGGATGACCACAACTTGCTGGCTAGAATTTGCTGGAAGCTGGTAAGTGTAGCCCCAGTTCTCCTTTCTttggctatttaaaaaaaaaaaaaaagactgcttaGACAATTGTCTTAAGAGTTGCTTTACTTTTCTGTGAAGGACAATGAAGATAACTGTAAAGCATGTCTTTCAAATACCAACTTACGTGTTCTCCTTTACTCTTGATCCTCTTCACTTGATCAGTGCTTCTCAGAGGTGCAAAAGTATCTTTTAAGTGGGACTCAACTTTCTGAGTGGTAACTAAACACACCAAGAAAACTCAGCATGTAGTTTGAGTCTGGAGTTCCCTTGGCACTTGGCTGTCTTATGTTAGTGTAAGATGGAAATCAGCAGGAAGGCTTTTGATTTCCTTGTTATTTTCTGCAGTGTTGACTGTAATTCTTTGTAAATCTGGCACCAAAAAAAGCTGGGGTTTTAACcttatttttcactttattcCAGTTGTAGCTGTAAGAACACATCATACAAGGGTCTCTGTATTCTGTGAACCTGCTTGTTCCTGTTTCTGGCAGCCATTAGCTGTTGCCTCTCATTGAAGTACCTTTGTCATCCGGTCACAAGGAGAAACAACTGCCTGACTTGAGGTGTCAATCTGATGCTTCTTTTTTCAtagttttgtattttcctctCATCTCTTTGGGAAGTGGCACAacagcagggcagggaactTGGCCTTCAATTTCACACATGCATTCTCGCAGATGATACTTCTTGGGCCCAAAAGTTGCTGGAtggaatagttttttcctttctctttcctctttttcaagTGTTTCTCTAGAAAAGAGACCTTTTTGTTACTAGCAGAAGCCTGAATGGTGACATTTTGCCTCCCTTCCACGGACCCGATCTACGAGAAAGATGAATTTACAGTTTCTAGCTTGGGCACTTCACCTCAGCTCACATCAGTTTGGTCTGGGATAAGTGGTATTCCCTTCTGTATACCTGACAAAAATTTGCAGGGACTGTATTATGGTGATAGCTTACTGAATGTTACTTACTTGCTTTTCcccaagatttttttaatgtgctcaGTTAtctctttgttgtttttatctTCCACGTCAACCAAAACTTGTTCTCCAGTGTCTGCCAAGAAAGAATGGTAACAGTATGTCAGTCAGTACCCTGTCCCCACCACATACTGTGGCACAGCAGCTGccaaaagtgttttaaaactcACAACTTCAGACATCTGCTTCTCTCCTACCCCTAACGTACAATATGATATTTCACCAGGAAAAGCAAAGTCTGCCTGGAGGAGAGCGAGCGGGGGGATGGGCTGAGGGTGGGTACTAACAGAGCGACTTTTCTGCACAACTGCCCTTCTTCCCACTTCCCAGGCCAGGACGTGCGGCCAAGTAACAGTAACTGACATGTGGGTCAAAGCACGGTGCCCGTGTGCAAAGCGTGGCCGCGCTGCTGCCTTCCGCCCCTgccgcggcgggacggggccCGAGCCGCGCGGTCCCGCCGCCACCTACCCAGGTAGAAGCGCAGGAAGGGCGAGGGGGTCATGTTCTTGAACAGCATGATCTGCAGCCAGGGGTTCTTGTACTGGATTTGGGGGATGTTGAAGAACACAAACTTtctggaaaggagaggaaagacaCGCAAATGCGAGGCGGATCGTCTGAGGAAGGGGCACCCCCGCGAATCGCCAGGCCGCGGCAGGCGCTGGCTCCCCGCGCTCACCTCGCCCCTTCGCTCAGCTCTCCCGCCGTGTTGTAGTTCACGGTCATCACCTTAACCGAGCTCTTGAAGATGACGTCGCCTTGGCTGAGATACTGCAGCGTCCGCCTGATGGGGAAGCGGCCTTTCATGGGcatggcggcggcgcgggcccggctcggctcggccgCGCAGGAAGTGGCGGGaagcgccgccccgcgccccgcagcGCTGAGCGGGAGGAGCCGCGCCgaggccccgccgcgccccgcagCGCTGAGCGGGAGGAGCCGCGCCgaggccccgccgcgccccgcagCGCTGAGCGGGAGGAGCCGCGCCgaggccccgccgcgccccgcagCGCTGAGCGGGAGGAGCCGCGCCgaggccccgccgcgccccgcagCGCTGAGCGGGAGGAGCCGCGCCGAGGccgccggggccgcgccgcccTCCGCGGCATCGGCACAGCCTTTGTGTCTGCTGGAACCGCGTGTGCTGCCGACCCGCGCAAAAAGGCAACGGGACTGATGCTTTCCGTAACAACAGATCAAACCCAGTACGTTAGAGGCAAAAGCAATAAGAAAGGGCGCAATTACACGTCAGGTGTCGTGTTGTGACCGCTAAAGTGGGAGAAACAACTAGTTAGTAATGGAAGAAGAGTTGGAAGGTGAACTAAAGGACAAAGAGCTGCAAGACATCTATGGGAAAAAAACTAACTATGAGCCCGTGCAATTCTTGCTGGGGTGCTGTTGGAACATCAGATCTTGGTGACTATTCAGTTCCTGAAACGTTTTTGGCAAGGGGCTTTTGAGAATAATTACGTGGATGCAGTTTCCATTAGCAGAGGATCAGTGCTTTCAAACGTCAACAAAAATTCCTGCTTCACAGTAGGCCTCTAAATGAAAAggactttgttttcctctgagcatatttttcttctagacCCCTGAATTTGACAACTGAAACCTGAAGTCTGATTACCCTCACTTCACTAAGTCAAACTTCTCCAAGTTGTACAGTTTCTGACAACAAACCCTGCATCTCAACCACGTTACATATAGCATGGAGGATGCGTTTCCTGTTTGGCATAGTGTCCAAATTCATTACTTCTGTTCCATACCTCTGTGGATGCTGGGAACTAAACCAAGAGCCAATGCAtaacctttattttaaaaacagaggaaCAGGAAGGAGCTAGTAGATAAAAGTAGACAGTCTGTGAATAGCTATCTTCTCAAAAAAGATGAGATGGCTAAAGAATGAAAACCATTAGGAAAAAGTCCTTGTCCCTGCTGTCAGTAGGGTTCATGGGACTTATCTTCTGTCTTAGATGCAGTTAAATCACTCATAATCACTAACGAAGGGAAAATACCGTTCCTCCTTAAAAGACAGTAAATTACATATTTGACTTGACACTTAAGAAATTCAGTAAATAAACCTCAAGAATACATTTATATTTGTAATTCACTTTAATGGTATAAACCTCATGTAAGTAGTAGTATTACGCCACAACAATATAATGCCACATTTAAATAGCATTTAATAAAATGCATAAGCTAAATCATGCACTGCAATACTCTATATACAAACACAACAATGCAAATTCCTCTTCATGACTGAAGACACAGATACaaaattcagattaaaaaagaacatgctatcatttttaaatgctatCACACATAACAAAGCTGATTTCTCAAAAGAAGCTGCGAGAAATTAACAACTGTTGCAAgagttttaatttgaaaataaaatacagtaacaTAAACAATAGCtttctaaattaaaatgaaCAGAGATGTCCAGAAAATATCCCAAGGAATTAAAACTAGATGATTCCTTTTATAAAAATTTGGTAATTTTGTAGGTGCTCAGAACCCTCTTGTACTCCAGAAAGATACAGCACTTACACAATGTGCAGTTTTTCGGTTACAAAACTGTTAGAATGCTGACCTGCAATGTATTTTGGAGTACagaataattattaaaaatatttccacatTTAATCTTGATTCCATATACAAGAAACTGAACGTATATGATCAGTAAGTAACATACTTTCTTCTTAAGGAATATCCTTTTTATCTGAAATTTGTTCAGTCCTACTTTTAACCTATAATCATATAAAAATCTTCTAAAATGGACCTGTGCCTTTATTTATcgtcattaaaaaataaagtatgagAAGCCAGTTATTTGGGATGTTAAGCTACCTGGCAAGAGGTGTGCTTCTCAGACTTTTGCCTTCTGTGATCAAATACAGAAAGCCGATTTCACATTCCACAATTTCCATAGAATATTACAATAGAGCTTTTATTGCCACTTACATGTGAGCATATTTTCTCCTCCAGAATACAAACAATTcaaacatatattaaaaaactcacaatttaaaaatatgctttttttctaaattcacaattgaatttttaaacagattCAGTGCTGACCAATACTCCAATACAGCTTCCTGGTCTTTAAAAATGTTCCTTCAGTACAATGACATTAATAGACATTCAGATTTCCATTCAGGCATtagagaagaaagcaaacattAGTCAAACAGCACTGACTGTCAATACACCAATGAAGAACCAATTCCTGCCCTTAATTTAAGTAACTTTCCTTCTAAAAATCTTGAAAATAAAGTTTGAAATGGTAAAATGGAGGTTTTAcagtttttttctatatttgaaACAAAAGCTTACGCTTACCAAATCATATGGCAAGAACCAGAGAACATTCTTAGCATTCTCCATAGCAAAGACTTTACAAGCAGAGAGCCAGCTTGTAATCATTTTAATTGATGTCTGCTCCTCTCCTTAAACATACACAGGTCTTTGCCACATAGGGGTCAAAAGGTGGAAATAAATGCCCAGAAAATTCCACTTCACCTTTTTAGTGACAGAAACAAGACGTGCTGAACTACTACGCTGTCTGTgagatgcttttttaaaaagacaaagttAATAGCATTACCTTTACGGAAGGCTTCCTTTGTATCTCAAGtcaggaggagggaaaaggaacaagaactACTTATACTTTGATAATTTACATATTTGATATTCTCTCTGAGTAATAAATTGTCTTACTCCAAGTCAATGTCATGAATGCTCCACGTGCCCAGCACCTGTGTGAACAGTGGAAACTTCTCACACATGGACCAAGATTTGCCCGGATTACAGTCTCAGGAAACGACTGAACAAGAAAATGGACATCAGTCTGACAAGTGAACTAACCAGCTTTGTTTAGTTTAAGCTAAAAAATAGATTAACTTTGGAAAATGAACATACAACTGAAATAATCGTGAAACTCCTAAGTCAGTCCTGATCATGGCTAAGAAATAAGCTAACTGCAATCTCAGTCTTATTTCATAAATACTGTAACAGAAACGTTGATTCATTGAACAGAGGACGTAGTCTTTGTTTAACTAGAGGTATGGTTTTGTGTTATCATTATGgcaatatattaattttttaaacagcatTGCATCCTGttctgtgtgctgcagctcaATGATAAAGGGCAACCTGCCTTTCTTCCCCTTGGCCACTGCTGAAgacttaaaaccaaaaaaatctcttaCCAAGTTTCACTGCAAAGTAAAACTTCACAAAAAAAGTCTCTCAGAAGGCTGAAAGAGAATGAGTGTATATTGAAAACAAGGCAGTATCTTCTATGACTGTacttatttattcattt
This window of the Colius striatus isolate bColStr4 chromosome 15, bColStr4.1.hap1, whole genome shotgun sequence genome carries:
- the RBSN gene encoding rabenosyn-5 isoform X2 — protein: MASGCPPPFGDPGEMREGFLCPLCLKDLQSFYQLQSHYEEEHSSEDRDVKGQLKNLVQKAKRAKKKLLKREDERTDSASQERYESFSYGGIDPYMWEPQEVGAMRSHLSDFKKHRAARIDHYVVEVNKLIIRLEKLTSFDRANTESAKIRAIEKSVVPWVSDQDVPFCPDCGSKFSIRNRRHHCRLCGSIMCKKCMELVGLPLASKLTSASKEALGCHTSPNSSPNSVHGSRRGSISSISSVSSVLDEKDDDRIRCCRHCKDTLLKKEQQIDEKEYTPEIVKLYEKLRLCMDKVDQKAPEYIRMAESLNKKILSLGLHEDPQPHPKTLQLQRMIRYSATLFVQEKLLGLMSLPTKDQYEELKKKRLHMMALEAHGKQEEKQKDFIPRSAAAVNGDATHPRKGTVRKSEGWLPTSSISRECEIADPLLQQIDNITSFIKQAKAANRIDEVHMLQENLRQLQDEYDQQQTLKAIELSKKQAEEEEMQREELQVLREKEWEREHHKFLSQHSRTRSLDFREVKQHQHEAAKENWNLTTHALDLNIAQTKGDPNFETPAVEQLPAEEHLIFTPKLQNVSQCDKDQDQTVCLNPFENEADTPQTEEDPDDPFAKDTSPRVSFSNRVVQSDKKEYNPFENEEEDEQTNGAPGSTLNPFEEDENPFQNLTGNSGNPFEGSSTNPFEVEDGNEVSGEEAIEEELLLQQIDNIKAYIFDAKHSGRLDEVEVLTENLKELKHTLAKQKEKSNC
- the MRPS25 gene encoding small ribosomal subunit protein mS25, with the protein product MPMKGRFPIRRTLQYLSQGDVIFKSSVKVMTVNYNTAGELSEGARKFVFFNIPQIQYKNPWLQIMLFKNMTPSPFLRFYLDTGEQVLVDVEDKNNKEITEHIKKILGKSKETLEKEERERKKLFHPATFGPKKYHLRECMCEIEGQVPCPAVVPLPKEMRGKYKTMKKEASD